In one window of Ovis aries strain OAR_USU_Benz2616 breed Rambouillet chromosome 3, ARS-UI_Ramb_v3.0, whole genome shotgun sequence DNA:
- the MCFD2 gene encoding multiple coagulation factor deficiency protein 2 isoform X1 gives MEHLEGVINKPEAEMSPQELQLHYFKMHDYDGNNLLDGLELSTAITHVHKEEGSEQAPMNEDELINLIDGVLRDDDKNNDGYIDYAEFAKSLQ, from the exons ATGGAGCATCTTGAAGGTGTCATCAACAAACCAGAGGCGGAGATGTCCCCACAAGAGCTGCAGCTCCATTATTTCAAAATGCATGATTATGACGGCAACAATCTGCTTGACGGCCTAGAACTCTCCACGGCCATCACTCATGTTCATAAGGAG GAGGGAAGTGAGCAGGCACCAATGAACGAAGATGAGCTGATCAACTTAATAGATGGTGTTTTGAGAGACGATGACAAGAACAATGATGGATACATCGACTATGCTGAATTTGCAAAATCCCTTCAGTAG